From a single Bacteroidota bacterium genomic region:
- a CDS encoding trypsin-like peptidase domain-containing protein, with the protein MFVKAIEEINRCTRPIHTIMRNYGSNKVWPGASTLFFVNNEGIALTCRHVAEHLLHAEKINQQYLLFTQARFRLKKDEHYDSHLSELELQFNYNHETMIQAKHSFVGCFDKITGFDCHMHPFADLAIIRFKGFSQIYYQSFAKFIADDTLTRPGRMLCRLGFPFPEFNNFSYNYQKDDIEWTREGNPRSPSFPIEGIITRLIAQQGIIAGIEMSSPGLRGQSGGPLFDADGLVYGMQSSTRHLHLGFDLENHEIPAGAGTKKVTNMPFLHVGQCVHVSIIKSFLKEFNVTYSEA; encoded by the coding sequence ATGTTTGTAAAAGCAATTGAAGAAATAAACCGCTGTACCCGACCGATCCATACGATCATGCGGAATTATGGATCGAACAAGGTTTGGCCCGGCGCGTCCACTTTGTTTTTTGTGAATAATGAAGGCATCGCCCTCACCTGCCGACATGTGGCGGAACATCTCCTCCATGCCGAGAAGATCAATCAGCAATATCTGCTCTTTACACAAGCCCGGTTCCGGCTGAAAAAGGACGAACATTACGATAGCCACCTGAGCGAACTCGAACTTCAATTCAACTATAACCACGAAACCATGATCCAGGCCAAGCATTCCTTCGTGGGCTGTTTCGATAAGATTACGGGCTTTGATTGTCATATGCACCCTTTCGCGGATCTGGCCATCATTCGGTTCAAGGGCTTTTCACAGATCTATTATCAGAGCTTCGCGAAATTCATTGCCGACGATACCCTGACCCGTCCCGGCCGGATGCTCTGTCGTTTGGGATTTCCGTTTCCGGAGTTTAATAACTTTTCCTACAATTATCAGAAGGATGATATTGAATGGACCCGTGAAGGAAATCCGCGCTCTCCCTCCTTTCCGATCGAAGGCATCATTACCCGGTTGATCGCGCAGCAGGGAATCATAGCGGGAATAGAAATGAGCTCTCCCGGTCTCAGGGGACAAAGCGGCGGACCCTTATTTGATGCCGATGGACTGGTGTACGGAATGCAAAGCTCTACCCGCCATTTGCACCTGGGCTTCGATCTGGAAAATCATGAAATCCCCGCCGGTGCCGGAACGAAGAAGGTGACCAATATGCCCTTTCTGCATGTCGGACAATGTGTGCATGTGTCGATAATAAAGAGCTTTTTGAAAGAATTCAATGTGACGTATAGCGAAGCCTGA
- a CDS encoding DUF4199 domain-containing protein — translation MKIALKYGFIYAGASILMSLIMYITGLNRTDSTWLITLIGLAVPVVCILLAVKEYKAEVGGGFMKFSDIFKHGLVICLVGGIIYSAYSILYIQVIDPTFMDYIMEKQVTKMQEMGMDDDAIEKAMKGSASMQSPFWMFTFSLLGSLFAGAIISLIMAAILKKPNPEEIV, via the coding sequence ATGAAAATCGCATTAAAATACGGATTTATCTACGCCGGGGCGTCAATTCTGATGTCGCTGATCATGTATATCACCGGTTTGAATCGTACCGACAGCACCTGGCTCATCACCCTGATTGGATTGGCAGTTCCTGTTGTCTGCATCCTGCTGGCCGTGAAAGAATACAAGGCGGAAGTAGGAGGTGGATTCATGAAATTCTCCGATATTTTCAAGCACGGTCTTGTCATCTGTCTAGTTGGTGGAATTATTTATTCCGCCTATTCCATCCTCTACATACAAGTCATCGATCCCACTTTTATGGATTACATCATGGAAAAGCAGGTGACAAAGATGCAGGAGATGGGCATGGACGATGACGCCATCGAAAAAGCCATGAAAGGTTCCGCCTCCATGCAATCCCCCTTCTGGATGTTCACCTTTAGCCTCCTCGGTTCTCTCTTCGCCGGAGCGATCATTTCCCTCATCATGGCTGCGATATTAAAGAAACCGAATCCGGAGGAAATAGTTTAA
- a CDS encoding proprotein convertase P-domain-containing protein — MKNYYVLPLVLFVVFFRLNVEAQKNESLYWQEWNTSRYSTAPPRYALPEQFKGVSLNLPALKQVLATAPMEFTAAAVQSTVILQLPLPDGRFASFRMVESKVMHDDLAAAFPDIKTYSGQGIENPAAILKVSVSPVGFHGMILSPDGAVFIDPWEPNKTLDYIVYFRKDFKPYSSFTCESDDSYLNKGRTYSTMATGSANRSHGTSLRNYRLALSCTGEYAAFYGGTKTGALAGMVASMNRVNGVYESEVAVRMTLIPNDTLLIYTNAATDPFSNGNGGAMLTENINTCNSVIGSANYDIGHVFSTGGGGVAYLGVPCTANKAGGVTGSGSPVGDAFDIDYVAHEMGHQFGGSHTFNASTGSCSGNRSAAAAFEPGSGITIMAYAGICTATNNLAPNSIAYFHTYSFDQITNYITTGNGNSCPTATATGNTPPTVTPAGLNYTIHLGASGNWNAPVGDAPIFRPFSPVTSGSRTFPKLSDILSNTTTIGEILPSYARTLKFRITVRDNRVNGGGVMHPEDTVRVNVINTGTGFSVTSPNTAVTWYANQAATVTWNVASSNLAPINTTTVNILLSLDGGNTFPVTLASSTPNDGTESITVPSNLTTQARVKVEAVGNIFFDISNANFTIAASSGILTVLSTDPISPATLCVGQSLNVGFTGDGAANAGNIYTAQLSNSAGSFSSPVVIGTLAGTMNAGVIPCNIATGTLQGTGYRIRVIASNPLVTGTNNGVDIPIYAPVGTTGTISGPVSVCQNQTGVVLSVPASANATSYLWSLPAGVTITSGTGTNSITVSLSASAVTGVVTVTPSNPCSAGAVSANFTLNVNLLPAAAGTISGTALLCPGQVSGVSYSVAAIAGATGYQWTLPSGASILSGANTNSIQVLFGNLAVSGNISVLGTNACGNGTASSFAVSLLPAPSIPVITVTGNDTACAPGTINLSFTPQAGVSYQWRKNGVNIPGATASTYAATESASYDVVAAIVPVGSQIFTTNVQVQIPDNSCTGAISTNAVSGYNFPVRSSGIYVKMNINHTWVGDLDIFLESPSGQRLGISDQTGNANNGGDNFVNTVLADSGAVRIPTTGAPYTNLYKPWNTTFTVTGCAGLTTGLTTFAGLENGYVQPNGNWKLYVYDRFGTDTGRVVNWSIFFPYFNSTCTVTSAPVNLTILPASSFTSFAPSSGVAGNVITLNGTGFSTATAVLFNGVAASFTVVNANVISAIVPPGATTGLITVTTFCGNVVSALAFAVNSTINLNLTVLIEGFHLSGGNMAPVVSPTVSDTITVALHNTASPYAQVFSTTATLNLAGQATVTLPAVYNGNSYYIVIRHRNALETWSKLPVLFGTVTNYNFKQ, encoded by the coding sequence ATGAAAAATTATTACGTGTTACCTCTTGTATTATTCGTCGTTTTTTTTCGACTGAATGTTGAAGCCCAAAAGAACGAAAGCCTATATTGGCAAGAGTGGAATACGTCCAGATACAGTACAGCTCCTCCCCGCTATGCATTGCCGGAGCAATTTAAAGGAGTGTCGCTGAATCTGCCTGCATTGAAACAGGTGCTGGCAACTGCACCCATGGAGTTTACTGCTGCTGCAGTGCAAAGTACAGTGATACTTCAATTGCCCTTGCCCGATGGACGTTTTGCTTCTTTCCGCATGGTAGAATCAAAAGTAATGCACGATGATCTTGCAGCGGCATTTCCCGATATCAAAACCTATTCAGGTCAGGGAATTGAGAACCCCGCTGCTATTTTAAAAGTGAGTGTTTCTCCGGTGGGTTTTCACGGAATGATCCTCTCTCCTGACGGAGCTGTTTTTATTGACCCCTGGGAGCCGAATAAAACATTGGATTACATCGTTTATTTCAGAAAGGATTTTAAGCCCTATTCCTCCTTCACCTGTGAATCAGATGATAGTTATTTGAATAAGGGGAGAACTTATTCTACAATGGCTACAGGATCTGCAAATCGCTCTCATGGGACTTCCTTGCGGAATTACCGTCTGGCACTTTCCTGTACCGGTGAATACGCTGCCTTTTACGGGGGTACAAAAACAGGAGCCCTTGCCGGTATGGTGGCGTCCATGAATCGGGTGAACGGCGTGTATGAATCAGAGGTGGCGGTGAGAATGACCTTAATCCCCAATGATACCTTGTTGATTTACACGAATGCCGCTACCGATCCCTTTTCCAATGGTAACGGCGGTGCGATGCTTACCGAGAATATTAATACCTGTAATAGTGTAATTGGTTCTGCAAATTATGATATCGGCCATGTGTTCAGTACCGGTGGAGGAGGAGTAGCCTATCTCGGAGTTCCCTGTACTGCGAATAAAGCCGGAGGTGTTACCGGTTCAGGCAGTCCTGTGGGAGATGCTTTTGATATCGATTATGTAGCGCATGAGATGGGACATCAGTTTGGAGGCTCACATACTTTTAATGCGTCTACCGGATCCTGCAGCGGAAACCGTTCTGCTGCTGCGGCATTCGAACCGGGAAGTGGAATTACGATCATGGCTTATGCCGGTATTTGTACAGCTACCAATAACCTTGCGCCTAACAGTATTGCTTATTTTCATACGTATAGCTTTGATCAGATTACTAACTACATTACTACCGGCAATGGAAATTCCTGTCCCACCGCTACAGCAACAGGAAATACGCCGCCTACAGTGACTCCGGCAGGATTGAACTATACGATTCATTTGGGGGCCTCCGGAAACTGGAATGCTCCCGTGGGCGATGCGCCCATATTCAGACCGTTTTCTCCGGTTACTTCCGGTTCACGTACATTCCCGAAACTGTCGGATATCTTAAGTAACACGACGACCATCGGTGAGATTTTACCTTCCTATGCCCGTACCCTCAAATTCAGGATAACGGTGAGGGATAACCGTGTAAATGGTGGAGGAGTGATGCATCCGGAGGATACGGTGCGGGTAAATGTGATCAATACCGGAACAGGTTTCAGTGTAACATCTCCCAATACAGCCGTCACCTGGTATGCCAATCAGGCGGCCACCGTTACCTGGAATGTGGCATCATCAAACCTTGCTCCGATAAATACCACAACTGTAAATATTCTCCTATCACTGGATGGAGGAAATACTTTTCCGGTTACACTCGCCTCATCCACCCCGAACGATGGTACGGAAAGTATAACTGTTCCTTCTAATCTTACTACACAAGCAAGAGTGAAAGTGGAAGCTGTCGGGAATATTTTCTTTGATATCTCCAATGCCAATTTTACCATCGCTGCTTCCTCAGGAATATTAACAGTGCTGAGTACGGATCCAATTAGTCCTGCTACCCTCTGTGTCGGACAGTCACTGAATGTAGGATTTACAGGAGATGGTGCTGCCAATGCAGGAAATATCTATACCGCGCAACTATCAAATAGTGCAGGTTCATTTAGTTCACCGGTGGTGATAGGCACTTTGGCTGGTACGATGAATGCCGGGGTCATACCCTGTAATATTGCCACCGGAACTCTTCAAGGGACAGGTTACAGAATTCGTGTAATAGCTTCGAACCCTCTGGTAACCGGTACTAATAATGGGGTTGATATACCCATCTATGCTCCTGTTGGAACTACCGGAACAATCAGCGGCCCAGTTTCTGTTTGTCAAAACCAGACCGGTGTTGTGCTTTCTGTCCCTGCATCGGCCAATGCCACTAGTTATCTATGGTCATTGCCTGCCGGCGTTACCATCACCTCCGGCACAGGTACCAATAGTATAACGGTAAGCCTATCCGCATCTGCAGTAACGGGTGTGGTTACGGTCACTCCATCCAATCCCTGTTCTGCGGGTGCTGTCTCTGCTAATTTTACCTTGAACGTTAATCTTCTTCCTGCTGCAGCAGGTACTATTTCAGGAACCGCTTTATTATGTCCCGGACAAGTTTCCGGCGTTTCTTATTCAGTTGCTGCTATCGCAGGTGCCACCGGATACCAATGGACATTGCCTTCAGGTGCGAGTATCCTGTCAGGTGCAAATACGAATTCTATTCAGGTGTTATTCGGTAATTTAGCTGTGTCCGGAAATATATCTGTACTGGGAACCAATGCTTGCGGAAACGGTACTGCTTCTTCCTTCGCGGTTTCCTTACTTCCTGCTCCTTCAATTCCTGTTATTACTGTCACTGGAAATGACACGGCCTGTGCTCCGGGTACCATTAATCTTTCGTTTACACCACAAGCCGGAGTAAGCTATCAATGGCGTAAAAATGGAGTGAATATTCCGGGTGCGACAGCAAGTACATACGCTGCAACGGAGTCTGCCTCCTATGATGTGGTGGCCGCTATTGTTCCGGTGGGATCTCAGATTTTTACGACGAATGTTCAGGTACAAATACCCGATAATTCCTGTACAGGAGCGATCAGTACAAATGCAGTTAGTGGCTATAATTTCCCTGTGCGTTCTTCAGGAATTTATGTCAAAATGAATATCAATCATACCTGGGTAGGTGATCTGGATATCTTTTTAGAAAGTCCTTCCGGTCAACGTCTGGGAATTAGTGATCAAACCGGCAATGCCAATAATGGCGGAGATAATTTTGTAAACACCGTACTCGCCGATTCGGGTGCTGTACGAATCCCCACGACGGGTGCTCCCTATACCAATTTATATAAACCCTGGAACACGACTTTTACAGTCACAGGATGTGCAGGGTTGACAACAGGTCTTACTACGTTTGCGGGATTGGAAAATGGCTATGTACAGCCGAATGGAAACTGGAAACTCTATGTCTATGACCGGTTTGGTACCGATACAGGTCGTGTAGTGAACTGGTCGATTTTCTTTCCTTATTTTAATTCCACCTGTACCGTTACTTCTGCCCCTGTAAATCTGACCATTTTACCTGCATCATCATTCACTAGCTTTGCGCCTTCATCCGGCGTTGCAGGAAATGTAATCACTTTAAACGGTACCGGATTTTCAACAGCAACAGCCGTATTATTTAATGGAGTGGCTGCTTCCTTTACAGTGGTAAATGCTAATGTGATTTCAGCGATTGTTCCTCCCGGAGCAACTACCGGATTAATTACTGTAACCACCTTTTGCGGCAATGTGGTTTCGGCGCTTGCGTTTGCAGTGAACTCCACTATAAATTTGAATTTAACGGTATTGATAGAAGGCTTTCATCTCTCGGGAGGAAATATGGCACCGGTTGTTTCTCCAACAGTAAGCGATACGATTACGGTAGCTCTGCACAATACGGCCAGTCCCTATGCACAAGTGTTTAGTACAACAGCTACATTGAATCTTGCCGGACAAGCCACTGTTACTCTTCCTGCTGTTTATAATGGCAATTCCTATTATATCGTCATCCGCCATCGCAATGCACTCGAAACATGGAGTAAATTGCCGGTGCTTTTTGGAACGGTCACGAATTATAATTTTAAACAATGA
- the ychF gene encoding redox-regulated ATPase YchF, with product MGLKCGIVGLPNVGKSTLFNCLSNAKAQAANFPFCTIEPNLGVITVPDDRLNVLEKLVNPQRVLPTTVEIVDIAGLVKGASKGEGLGNQFLGNIRETDAILHVLRCFEDPNVVHVDGSVNPVRDKETIDYELQLKDLETVEKRMQKIEKQAKVGADKDAKKTFEVYQILKQHLEKGLSARSAPLSEDDWKYAADLWLLTAKPVMYICNVDEGSVVTGNKYVDAVREAVKDEAAEVSPQAAGVIHTDFEKGFIRAEVIHYNDFVTLGSENACKEAGKLSIEGKEYIVQDGDVMHFRFNV from the coding sequence ATGGGACTAAAGTGTGGAATTGTAGGATTGCCCAACGTAGGGAAATCAACATTATTTAATTGTTTATCGAATGCAAAAGCGCAAGCCGCTAACTTTCCTTTTTGCACCATCGAACCCAACCTGGGTGTCATTACTGTACCGGATGACCGGCTCAATGTGCTCGAAAAGTTAGTGAACCCTCAAAGAGTATTGCCCACGACGGTGGAAATTGTAGATATCGCGGGTCTGGTAAAAGGTGCGAGTAAGGGCGAAGGACTCGGCAATCAGTTTCTGGGAAATATCCGCGAAACCGATGCGATTCTGCATGTCTTGCGTTGCTTTGAAGATCCGAATGTGGTGCATGTGGATGGAAGCGTGAATCCGGTAAGGGATAAAGAAACCATCGACTATGAACTGCAGCTGAAAGATCTGGAGACGGTGGAGAAACGCATGCAGAAGATCGAGAAGCAGGCGAAAGTAGGTGCAGATAAAGACGCGAAGAAAACATTTGAAGTCTATCAGATTTTAAAGCAGCATCTGGAAAAAGGACTTTCTGCACGATCGGCTCCTCTGTCAGAAGACGATTGGAAATATGCCGCCGACCTCTGGTTATTGACAGCCAAGCCCGTCATGTACATTTGCAATGTGGATGAAGGATCAGTAGTCACCGGAAATAAATATGTAGATGCCGTTCGGGAAGCGGTGAAAGATGAAGCGGCAGAAGTATCCCCCCAAGCCGCCGGTGTCATTCATACCGACTTCGAAAAAGGATTCATCCGGGCAGAAGTCATCCACTACAACGACTTCGTCACCCTCGGCTCAGAAAATGCCTGCAAAGAAGCCGGAAAATTAAGCATAGAAGGAAAAGAATATATAGTACAAGACGGAGATGTTATGCATTTTAGGTTTAACGTTTAA
- a CDS encoding YebC/PmpR family DNA-binding transcriptional regulator: MGRAFEKRKHKMAANNAKASKAFTRIGKEIAIAVKLSGPNPDANPRLRMVLQNAKSLNMPKDRVEAAITRAANKNEKDLEEVVFEGYGPHGIAIVVETATDNNTRTVANIRMHFNRGNGAMGKTGSLDFLFERKGIFTIDKGKFSLDELELELIDFGADEVSEEEDGVYVTTSFTDFGKMQKGLEEKGITIISAELDRIPTNYTELTPDQQKEVHALIDRLEDDDDVQNVFHNMKD, from the coding sequence ATGGGACGCGCCTTTGAAAAACGTAAGCATAAAATGGCAGCCAACAATGCCAAGGCTTCGAAAGCATTTACGAGGATTGGTAAAGAGATCGCCATTGCGGTAAAACTGAGTGGACCGAATCCGGATGCGAATCCGCGATTGCGCATGGTATTGCAAAATGCCAAATCCCTCAATATGCCCAAGGATCGTGTGGAAGCGGCTATTACCAGAGCGGCCAACAAAAATGAAAAGGATCTGGAAGAGGTAGTTTTTGAAGGCTATGGTCCGCATGGAATTGCCATTGTTGTAGAAACAGCTACCGATAACAATACCCGAACGGTCGCCAATATCCGTATGCATTTTAACAGAGGAAATGGTGCCATGGGAAAAACCGGTTCACTCGATTTTCTATTTGAGAGAAAAGGAATTTTCACCATCGATAAAGGAAAATTCAGTCTGGATGAACTCGAACTGGAACTGATCGATTTTGGAGCAGATGAAGTTTCAGAAGAAGAAGATGGTGTGTATGTAACTACTTCATTTACGGACTTTGGAAAAATGCAAAAAGGTCTGGAAGAAAAAGGCATTACCATTATCAGTGCCGAACTCGACCGCATTCCCACCAACTACACCGAGCTCACTCCGGACCAGCAAAAAGAAGTACATGCTTTGATTGATCGCCTGGAAGATGATGATGATGTGCAGAATGTTTTTCATAATATGAAAGATTGA